The genomic DNA ACTTGGAAGGCTGTACCGCGCCGATGTACGACACCAACCAACTACACGCCGCCGTTGTGGAATTAGTCGCCTTAGACAATGCGGATATTAAATATTCCACCGTGCAAAATTGGTATGCTGGCGACGAGAATGGTAAAGGCGGAATTTATAACTTCGTCACCAAACGCGGACTGTGCAAAGGAGTTAACTCGAAAATTTCCTGGACGCAAGTGGAAACTGGTTCGGCCATTACTTGGAAATATCCCAGTTGCCTGTTGGTTGGCGATAATTCCGTGGGCGAGTTTTACTCCGTCGCGCTGACGAATAATATGCAGCAAGCCGATACCGGAACCAAAATGATCCACGTGGGGAAAAATACCCGCAGTCGGATTATTTCTAAAGGAATTTCTGCTGGGAAGTCGGCCAACAGCTATCGCGGTTTGGTGAAAATCGGACCGAATGCGGAAGGCGCGCGAAATTACTCTCAGTGCGATTCTATGTTGATTGGCGATAATGCGGAAGCGAATACCTTCCCTTATATTCAGGTACAGAATAATGCAGGGACGGTAGAACACGAAGCTTCTACCTCGAAAATTGGGGAAGACCAGTTATTTTATTTTGCCCAACGAGGAATTTCTCCGGAAGATGCGGTCTCCATGATGATTAGCGGATTCTGTCGCGACGTGTTCAATCAATTGCCGATGGAATTTGCCTTAGAAGCTGATAAGTTGTTGAGTTTGAAATTAGAAGGAACGGTAGGATAGAGATGGCGATTTTATCAGTACGGAATTTGACGGCGAATGTGGCCGGGCAACAAATCTTGAAAGGCTTGAATCTGGAGATTAATCCAGGCGAGATTCACGCGATTATGGGACCGAATGGTTCCGGGAAAAGCACATTTTCTAAGATTCTCGCCGGCCATCCTGCTTACGAGGTAACTGGTGGCGAAGTGGTTTACCAGGGACGAGATTTACTGGAGATGGAACCGGAAGACCGGGC from Roseofilum casamattae BLCC-M143 includes the following:
- the sufB gene encoding Fe-S cluster assembly protein SufB — translated: MSTSVKTLVNQPYKYGFVTDIETEKIPHGLSEEVVRLISAKKNEPEFMLNFRLKAYRRWLQMTEPAWPHLHYPPIDYQKICYYSAPKQQDKKKSLDEVDPALLETFDKLGIPLSEQKRLSNVAVDAVFDSVSIATTFREKLAKDGVIFCSISEAVHDYPELVEKYLGSVVPVGDNYFTALNSAVFSDGSFVYIPKNTKCPMELSTYFRINSGDTGQFERTLIVAEEGSQVSYLEGCTAPMYDTNQLHAAVVELVALDNADIKYSTVQNWYAGDENGKGGIYNFVTKRGLCKGVNSKISWTQVETGSAITWKYPSCLLVGDNSVGEFYSVALTNNMQQADTGTKMIHVGKNTRSRIISKGISAGKSANSYRGLVKIGPNAEGARNYSQCDSMLIGDNAEANTFPYIQVQNNAGTVEHEASTSKIGEDQLFYFAQRGISPEDAVSMMISGFCRDVFNQLPMEFALEADKLLSLKLEGTVG